A genomic window from Hippocampus zosterae strain Florida chromosome 13, ASM2543408v3, whole genome shotgun sequence includes:
- the pou4f2 gene encoding POU domain, class 4, transcription factor 2, translating to MMMMSLSSKQPFSAMAHASLAEAKYSSLHSVGNNNISTSSSSSSSSATSNAVSSSSSASSSSASSCASSRHSSIISTSSEAMRRACLPTPPSNIFGGLDESLLARAEALAAVDIVTQSKSHLHHHHPPPHHSPFKPDATYHTMNALPCTSSSSSSSASSVPISHPSALGGGGGGAGGHGHGHGHGHHHHHHHHHHHQQPHQALEGDLLDHITPGLALGAMAGPDGSVVSTPGHPAAHMASMNHMHQAALSMAHAHGLPPHMGMSDVDADPRDLEAFAERFKQRRIKLGVTQADVGSALASLKIPGVGSLSQSTICRFESLTLSHNNMIALKPILQAWLEEAEKSHREKLSKPELFNGAEKKRKRTSIAAPEKRSLEAYFAIQPRPSSEKIAAIAEKLDLKKNVVRVWFCNQRQKQKRMKYSACV from the exons atgatgatgatgtcgcTGAGCAGCAAGCAGCCCTTCTCCGCCATGGCGCACGCCAGCCTGGCCGAAGCCAAGTACTCGTCGCTGCACTCGGTGGGCAACAACAACATCTCCACTTcttcttcgtcgtcgtcgtcttccgcCACCTCCAACGCGgtctcctcgtcgtcgtcggcgTCCTCCTCTTCGGCGTCCTCCTGCGCCTCCTCCCGTCACAGCAGCATCATCAGCACCAGCTCGGAGGCGATGCGGCGCGCCTGCCTCCCAACGCCGCCG AGCAATATATTCGGCGGCTTGGACGAGAGTCTGCTGGCCCGGGCTGAGGCGCTGGCCGCGGTGGACATCGTGACGCAGAGCAAGAGCCAcctgcaccaccaccacccgccGCCGCACCACAGCCCCTTCAAGCCGGACGCCACCTACCACACCATGAACGCGCTGCCGTgcacgtcgtcgtcgtcgtcttcgtccGCCTCCTCGGTGCCCATCTCGCACCCTTCCGCGctgggaggcggcggcggcggcgcgggcgGCCACGGCCACGGCCACGGCCAcggccaccaccaccatcaccaccaccaccaccaccaccagcagccgCACCAGGCTCTGGAGGGCGACCTCCTGGACCACATTACCCCGGGCCTGGCGCTGGGGGCCATGGCGGGCCCCGACGGCTCGGTGGTGTCCACGCCGGGCCACCCGGCGGCGCACATGGCGAGCATGAACCACATGCACCAGGCGGCGCTGAGCATGGCGCACGCCCACGGGCTGCCCCCGCACATGGGGATGAGCGACGTGGACGCGGACCCGCGCGACCTGGAGGCCTTTGCCGAGCGCTTCAAGCAGCGGCGCATCAAGCTGGGCGTGACGCAGGCCGACGTGGGCTCGGCGCTGGCCTCGCTCAAAATCCCCGGCGTGGGCTCGCTGAGCCAGAGCACCATCTGCAGGTTCGAGTCGCTGACCTTGTCGCACAACAACATGATCGCGCTCAAGCCCATCCTGCAGGCGTGGCTGGAGGAGGCCGAGAAGTCGCACCGCGAGAAGCTCAGCAAGCCCGAGCTTTTCAACGGCGCCGAGAAGAAGCGCAAGCGCACGTCCATCGCCGCGCCGGAGAAACGCTCGCTCGAGGCCTACTTCGCCATCCAGCCGCGGCCGTCGTCGGAGAAAATCGCCGCCATCGCCGAGAAGCTGGACCTCAAGAAAAACGTGGTGCGCGTCTGGTTTTGCAACCAGCGGCAGAAACAGAAACGGATGAAGTACTCGGCCTGCGTTTAA